From Chryseobacterium sp. H1D6B, a single genomic window includes:
- the dapA gene encoding 4-hydroxy-tetrahydrodipicolinate synthase, with the protein MSILKGVGVALVTPFNEDLSVDFDSLTKLIEYNIENGTNYLVVLGTTAEAATLSAEEKKQVIDHIIKVNNKRLPLVLGIGGNHTLEVKKQIEETDLSDFEAVLSVSPYYNKPNQEGLYQHYKALASTGKKIIIYNVPSRTGQNVEADTTLRLAKEFSNLFLIKEASPNILQYFDILRKKPEGFSLVSGDDEYTLPVTLAGGDGVISVIGQAYPKEFSTMVQLAFEGKVKEAYEIHNKLVEITRLIFAEGNPCGVKVVLAEKGIIKNYLRLPLIPASDGLYAKIKAEMANI; encoded by the coding sequence ATGAGCATTTTAAAAGGAGTAGGTGTCGCTTTGGTAACACCCTTTAATGAAGATTTATCCGTTGATTTCGATAGTTTAACAAAACTTATTGAATACAATATTGAAAACGGAACCAATTATTTAGTTGTATTGGGAACTACGGCGGAAGCTGCAACGCTTTCTGCTGAAGAAAAGAAACAGGTAATTGATCATATCATAAAGGTAAATAATAAACGTCTTCCTTTAGTTTTAGGAATTGGCGGAAACCATACTCTTGAAGTAAAAAAACAGATAGAAGAAACAGATTTATCGGATTTTGAAGCTGTTTTATCTGTATCTCCATATTATAATAAACCAAATCAGGAAGGCCTTTATCAGCATTATAAAGCACTGGCTTCTACTGGGAAGAAAATTATCATTTACAATGTTCCTTCCAGAACAGGCCAGAATGTGGAAGCAGATACAACACTGCGTTTAGCAAAAGAATTTTCAAATTTATTTCTGATCAAAGAAGCTTCACCGAATATTCTGCAGTATTTTGATATTTTAAGAAAAAAACCTGAAGGCTTCTCTTTAGTTTCAGGTGATGATGAATATACACTTCCAGTGACATTAGCTGGAGGAGACGGAGTGATATCTGTAATCGGACAGGCCTATCCAAAAGAATTTTCTACAATGGTTCAGCTGGCTTTTGAAGGTAAAGTGAAAGAAGCCTATGAGATCCACAATAAACTAGTAGAAATCACACGTTTGATTTTTGCTGAGGGAAATCCTTGCGGAGTAAAAGTTGTTTTAGCAGAAAAAGGAATTATTAAAAACTATTTAAGACTTCCGCTTATTCCCGCATCTGATGGGCTGTATGCAAAGATAAAAGCAGAAATGGCTAACATTTAA
- a CDS encoding GNAT family N-acetyltransferase, which produces MKLIAATEKDIPLIQDLARRSWENAYAEILSSEQMEYMLATMYSQEEISNHLKHPKYHYYLILDENTDSFDGFIGYENGYEEQTTKLHRIYLVPESKGKGLGKTTLEFLNQKASESGDKRIILNVNKYNAAKNFYESQGYTVYDEGVFDIGNNFFMDDYLMEFLIHD; this is translated from the coding sequence ATGAAATTAATTGCAGCAACAGAAAAAGACATACCCCTTATTCAGGATCTGGCAAGAAGATCATGGGAAAATGCTTATGCAGAAATACTTTCCAGCGAACAGATGGAGTATATGCTTGCTACCATGTATTCTCAGGAAGAAATTTCAAATCATTTAAAGCATCCGAAATATCATTATTATCTGATCCTGGATGAAAATACAGATTCGTTTGATGGTTTCATAGGCTATGAAAACGGCTATGAAGAGCAGACAACAAAACTTCACCGTATTTATTTAGTTCCTGAAAGCAAAGGGAAAGGACTGGGAAAAACAACGCTGGAATTTTTGAATCAAAAAGCTTCTGAAAGCGGTGATAAAAGAATTATTTTGAATGTAAATAAATATAATGCAGCCAAAAATTTCTACGAATCTCAAGGATATACTGTATATGATGAAGGTGTTTTTGACATCGGAAACAATTTTTTTATGGATGATTATTTAATGGAATTCTTAATTCACGATTAA
- a CDS encoding AraC family transcriptional regulator: MKMYVKFDFNAICKKVLDEKLKEHGLKYRMLNFGEVEFYESLTQEQHTVFKKNLEDYGIEIIESQKTALVQKIKDAIVELVFSDEFIPVKASIYIAEKLKHSYGYLSNLFSEVAYTSIENFIILQKIEYAKELIVSNKLSLTEIALKLNYSSVAHLSTQFKNTTGITPSQFQKIIVKRRKAQNMAVNSKVLYE; the protein is encoded by the coding sequence ATGAAAATGTATGTAAAATTTGATTTCAATGCCATCTGTAAGAAGGTATTGGATGAAAAACTTAAAGAACACGGTTTGAAATACCGTATGCTGAATTTTGGAGAAGTAGAATTTTACGAGTCTCTTACACAGGAACAGCATACTGTTTTTAAAAAAAACCTTGAAGATTATGGTATTGAAATTATTGAAAGCCAAAAAACAGCATTGGTACAAAAAATAAAAGATGCGATTGTTGAACTGGTTTTTTCTGATGAATTCATTCCTGTGAAAGCATCTATCTATATTGCAGAAAAACTAAAGCACAGCTATGGATATCTGTCTAATTTATTTTCAGAAGTTGCTTATACATCAATAGAAAATTTTATTATTCTGCAGAAAATTGAGTACGCAAAAGAATTAATTGTGAGCAATAAACTTAGTCTTACTGAGATTGCTCTAAAACTTAATTATTCTAGTGTGGCCCATTTAAGTACACAATTTAAAAATACAACGGGAATTACTCCTTCTCAGTTTCAAAAAATCATAGTGAAGAGAAGGAAAGCACAGAATATGGCTGTTAATTCTAAGGTATTATATGAATAA
- a CDS encoding response regulator: MNKEYLNVLLADNDKTSQIVFKNIFKDLKIGLKIQTFSNGEDLMEYLNNEEVQVPEIVFMSHNIPNKSSLEYLEKIRMDPRFSNMVTAVYSEDLSEEEVEDIFVKGANVYIKKKDDYNALKKVISEVITINWQYHSSGLNKDNFIMRV, translated from the coding sequence ATGAATAAAGAATACCTCAATGTTTTATTGGCAGATAATGATAAAACCTCCCAAATAGTCTTTAAAAATATTTTCAAAGATTTAAAAATTGGCTTGAAAATCCAGACTTTCTCTAATGGAGAAGACTTAATGGAATATTTAAATAACGAAGAAGTTCAGGTTCCTGAAATTGTATTCATGAGTCATAACATTCCTAATAAAAGCAGTCTGGAATACCTTGAAAAAATAAGAATGGATCCTCGGTTCAGTAATATGGTTACAGCTGTTTATTCTGAAGATCTTTCTGAAGAGGAAGTGGAGGATATTTTTGTAAAAGGAGCAAATGTTTATATTAAAAAGAAAGATGATTATAATGCTTTGAAAAAAGTGATTTCTGAAGTGATCACAATCAATTGGCAGTATCATAGTTCGGGTTTAAATAAAGATAATTTTATCATGAGAGTATGA
- the recG gene encoding ATP-dependent DNA helicase RecG, translating to MTLDTSIEYIKGIGPEKAKLIKNVLGIATVEDFLTFYPIRYLDKNKVYTISQLQENNLDIQLKGKITHVQEIQTGKIKRLTAKFNDETGAMDLVWFQYSKWLKEQLPINREIFIFGKVNLFNKQFSMAHPEIEIEEKKESDNRLRPIYPSSEKLTKRGLNQKFFQTILRNICKEIPALIEENLPDYMMKSFKFLSRQKTYLNIHFPKNLDYFETANNRLKFEESFFFQLGFGLKKLHHKTQSFGNPFPIVGDYFTSFYNDHLPFELTNAQKRVLKEIRQDMKKPIQMNRLLQGDVGSGKTMVALLTMLIALDNGFQSCIMAPTEILAQQHYNGIKDLLNEIGINVRLLTGSTKASARKIIHEELENGSLSMLVGTHALLEDKVKFKNLGLAIIDEQHRFGVAQRAKLWAKNKIPPHILVMTATPIPRTLAMSFYSDLDVSVIDEMPVGRKPIITAHRREKDRVFVYNFCRDEIRKGRQIYFVYPLIEESETLDYKNLMEGLEHVMQSFSDYNVAMLHGKMKPDEKDTAMNYFASGQAQIMVATTVIEVGVNVPNASVMVIESAERFGLSQLHQLRGRVGRGAEQSYCILMTSDKLSAESRTRIKTMTETNDGFKISEVDMQLRGPGDILGTQQSGVVDFKRLDLVKDAAIIKNTKNVVEKILEADPLLSRAENQVIKNYYLKYYKGKNKWSKIS from the coding sequence ATGACTTTAGACACCTCTATAGAATATATCAAAGGAATCGGTCCTGAAAAAGCCAAACTCATTAAAAATGTGTTAGGTATTGCCACTGTGGAAGATTTTTTAACCTTCTACCCCATCCGGTATCTTGATAAAAATAAAGTGTACACCATTTCCCAGCTTCAAGAGAATAACCTTGATATTCAGCTGAAAGGTAAAATCACTCATGTTCAGGAGATACAAACCGGAAAAATAAAAAGGCTTACTGCAAAATTCAATGATGAAACTGGGGCTATGGATCTGGTCTGGTTTCAGTATTCTAAGTGGCTGAAAGAGCAGCTTCCGATCAATCGTGAAATCTTTATTTTCGGAAAAGTAAATCTTTTCAACAAACAGTTTTCAATGGCTCATCCCGAAATTGAAATTGAAGAAAAGAAGGAAAGTGACAACCGCTTAAGACCTATCTATCCAAGTTCGGAAAAGCTTACAAAAAGAGGATTAAATCAAAAATTCTTTCAGACGATCTTAAGAAATATCTGTAAGGAAATCCCTGCTCTTATTGAAGAAAACCTGCCTGATTATATGATGAAATCTTTTAAATTTTTATCACGGCAGAAAACTTATCTGAATATTCATTTCCCGAAAAATTTAGATTATTTCGAAACCGCGAATAATAGATTAAAGTTTGAAGAATCCTTTTTCTTTCAATTAGGATTTGGTTTAAAAAAGCTTCATCATAAAACACAGTCTTTTGGAAATCCATTTCCAATAGTTGGAGATTATTTTACCAGTTTTTACAATGACCATCTTCCTTTTGAGCTTACCAATGCACAGAAAAGAGTTCTAAAAGAGATCCGTCAGGATATGAAAAAGCCCATCCAGATGAACAGGCTTCTGCAGGGAGATGTGGGATCCGGAAAAACGATGGTCGCTCTGCTTACGATGCTGATAGCACTAGACAACGGTTTTCAGAGCTGTATTATGGCTCCTACTGAAATTTTAGCCCAGCAGCATTATAACGGAATAAAAGATTTATTAAATGAAATCGGTATTAACGTCCGTCTTTTAACAGGATCAACCAAAGCATCTGCAAGAAAAATCATTCATGAAGAGCTTGAAAACGGAAGTCTTTCTATGCTGGTAGGAACTCATGCTCTGCTGGAGGATAAAGTGAAATTTAAAAATCTGGGGCTAGCAATTATTGATGAACAGCACAGATTCGGAGTGGCTCAGAGAGCTAAATTATGGGCCAAAAATAAAATTCCGCCTCATATTTTAGTCATGACGGCAACGCCAATTCCAAGAACGCTTGCGATGAGTTTTTATTCGGACCTGGATGTTTCTGTGATTGATGAAATGCCTGTCGGAAGGAAACCTATTATTACTGCCCACCGGCGTGAAAAAGACAGGGTTTTTGTTTATAATTTTTGCAGAGATGAAATCCGAAAAGGCAGACAGATCTATTTTGTCTATCCGTTAATTGAAGAATCGGAAACATTGGATTACAAAAATTTAATGGAAGGATTAGAACATGTCATGCAGTCTTTCTCAGATTATAATGTGGCCATGCTTCACGGTAAAATGAAACCTGATGAAAAAGATACGGCTATGAATTATTTTGCATCTGGACAAGCTCAGATTATGGTTGCTACCACGGTAATTGAAGTAGGTGTTAATGTTCCTAACGCTTCTGTAATGGTTATTGAAAGTGCTGAAAGATTTGGTTTATCCCAGCTTCATCAGTTACGCGGCCGTGTAGGGCGTGGCGCAGAGCAGAGTTACTGTATTTTAATGACCTCTGATAAACTTTCTGCAGAAAGCAGAACCCGAATTAAAACGATGACGGAGACCAACGACGGTTTTAAAATTTCTGAAGTAGATATGCAGCTTCGCGGTCCCGGTGATATTCTGGGAACCCAGCAGAGCGGTGTTGTAGATTTTAAAAGATTAGACCTGGTGAAAGATGCTGCAATTATAAAGAATACAAAAAATGTCGTCGAAAAAATATTAGAAGCAGACCCGCTGTTAAGCAGAGCTGAAAATCAGGTAATCAAAAATTATTATCTTAAATATTATAAAGGAAAAAATAAATGGAGTAAAATTTCATAA
- a CDS encoding thioredoxin family protein, producing the protein MKKILSIIALFLLSFSFAQVKWMTIEEALKAQKESPRKILVDFYADWCAPCKIMDKKTYGHPVIAQILNENYYPVKFNAEEKKDIEIFGRTFSNPDKEQKKGKNSLHEFTQYMNVAAVPSTVFLDEAGGPITILQGELSAKELEPYLELISKNLYKKIRTREEWEDYQKKFKSKIKD; encoded by the coding sequence ATGAAAAAAATCCTCAGCATAATCGCTCTATTTTTGTTAAGCTTCAGTTTTGCTCAAGTAAAATGGATGACTATTGAAGAGGCATTAAAGGCACAGAAAGAAAGTCCAAGAAAAATCCTTGTCGATTTTTATGCAGACTGGTGTGCACCATGTAAAATAATGGACAAAAAAACATACGGACATCCTGTAATTGCTCAGATTTTGAATGAGAATTATTATCCCGTAAAGTTCAATGCAGAAGAAAAAAAAGATATTGAAATATTTGGGAGAACCTTCTCCAATCCAGATAAAGAACAGAAAAAAGGAAAAAATTCTCTACATGAGTTCACCCAGTATATGAATGTAGCCGCTGTTCCAAGTACAGTCTTTTTAGATGAAGCCGGAGGCCCTATCACCATTCTGCAGGGAGAGTTATCTGCAAAAGAGCTTGAACCCTATCTCGAACTGATCTCTAAAAATCTTTACAAAAAAATCCGTACTAGAGAGGAGTGGGAAGATTATCAAAAGAAATTTAAATCTAAAATAAAAGATTAA
- a CDS encoding peptide MFS transporter → MSLTLDEIQNFKGKYPRQIWSLFFSEMWERFCFYGMRGMLVFFMISQLNFHEKEANLQYGATQAFVYAFTFIGGLFADKILGFRKSLFWGGLLMILGSLILALDPHKFFFLGIAFTVVGTGFFKPNISSMVGQLYKPNDSRADAGFSLFYAGINLGALLGGYLCITIGKGEILTHLIPETMRWNVAFGLAAIVMVISLVNFIFTQRRLGTIGLQPGHPLAEVKTAPIPKWQEYGVYVLSLVFIPIIMIMVAKTQYTNYFMYTVGPLTLLYLFYEMTKVTASERKKLWAALVFILFSILFWGIYEQSGGSLSIFAAKNLNKDLLGLDPNGVNNSGGAFFIIFLAPIIGLLWIWLNKRKIEPNTLIKFGLGFIFLGIGYYALFATKFFANLQGITSLNIFTIALLIITLGELCLSPIGLSIMTKLSTKNLQGMMMGMWFLASAYGQYVAGIIGAGMATAKEGSTNYDALITYTEGYKQLGLYAAIAGVVLILISPFVKKLMQDVK, encoded by the coding sequence ATGAGCTTAACTCTCGACGAAATACAAAATTTTAAAGGAAAATATCCTAGGCAGATCTGGAGCCTTTTCTTCTCTGAAATGTGGGAACGTTTCTGCTTCTACGGAATGCGTGGAATGCTTGTTTTCTTTATGATTTCTCAATTAAATTTCCATGAAAAGGAAGCCAATCTTCAATATGGAGCAACACAGGCTTTTGTTTATGCTTTTACCTTCATAGGCGGACTTTTTGCTGATAAAATCTTAGGTTTTAGAAAATCTCTTTTTTGGGGCGGCCTTTTAATGATTCTGGGAAGTCTGATCCTGGCATTAGATCCGCATAAATTTTTCTTTCTTGGAATTGCTTTTACCGTCGTAGGAACTGGTTTCTTTAAACCTAATATTTCTTCCATGGTAGGACAGCTTTACAAACCAAACGATTCAAGGGCAGATGCCGGTTTCTCACTTTTTTATGCAGGAATCAATCTTGGAGCTTTATTAGGCGGTTATCTATGTATTACAATAGGAAAGGGTGAAATTCTCACTCACCTTATTCCTGAAACCATGAGATGGAATGTAGCTTTCGGGCTGGCCGCAATTGTAATGGTGATAAGTCTGGTGAATTTCATCTTTACCCAGCGGAGATTAGGAACAATAGGACTTCAGCCGGGACATCCTCTCGCAGAAGTAAAAACAGCGCCTATCCCAAAATGGCAGGAATATGGTGTTTATGTACTTTCTCTGGTTTTCATTCCCATCATTATGATAATGGTAGCTAAGACACAATATACTAACTACTTTATGTATACAGTAGGACCTCTTACCCTTCTTTATCTTTTTTACGAGATGACGAAAGTAACAGCTTCTGAACGTAAAAAACTTTGGGCGGCCCTGGTATTTATATTGTTTTCAATCCTATTCTGGGGAATTTATGAGCAGAGCGGGGGTTCATTGAGTATTTTTGCAGCTAAAAATTTAAATAAAGACCTTCTTGGATTAGACCCGAATGGAGTTAATAATTCCGGAGGAGCATTTTTCATCATTTTCTTAGCTCCAATTATCGGACTTCTTTGGATATGGCTGAATAAAAGAAAAATAGAACCCAATACACTGATCAAATTCGGATTAGGTTTTATTTTCCTTGGAATTGGTTATTATGCTTTATTTGCAACAAAATTCTTCGCTAATTTACAGGGAATAACATCACTGAACATCTTTACAATCGCTTTATTGATTATCACTCTTGGAGAGCTGTGTCTGTCTCCGATCGGGCTGTCGATCATGACAAAACTTTCTACAAAGAATCTTCAGGGAATGATGATGGGAATGTGGTTTTTGGCTTCTGCTTACGGACAGTATGTTGCTGGAATTATTGGAGCAGGAATGGCTACTGCTAAAGAAGGCTCTACTAATTATGATGCATTAATTACTTATACTGAAGGATATAAACAATTGGGGCTGTACGCAGCAATTGCGGGTGTGGTATTAATTTTGATATCCCCATTTGTGAAAAAATTAATGCAAGATGTCAAATAA
- a CDS encoding PDDEXK nuclease domain-containing protein produces MEISEDSLFKSVKEIIAQSREKVFRIANSTLLLTYWQIGQLIVEDEQKGKERAVYGNFTLKNLSKKLTLEFGKGFDESNLRNMRSFYNVFPICDALRHELTWTHYRMLLKIDSSQKINYYIEESIQNNWSSRDLKRQINSLAYERVLEHKKSPADNIHSVLKDPYIFEFLGLQSNEKISEKDIETAIIDHIQKFLLEFGKGFAFVARQQHISTDTSDFYIDLVFYNYILKCFVIIDLKTGELSHQDIGQIDMYVRMYDDLKRNEGDNPTIGILLCSEKDETIVKYSVLNDKNNLFASKYLLYLPKEEELKQIIDQDRIRFELDQENNNLN; encoded by the coding sequence ATGGAAATTTCCGAAGATTCTTTATTTAAATCCGTAAAGGAAATCATTGCACAATCGCGCGAAAAGGTTTTTCGAATAGCGAATTCCACTCTATTACTCACTTACTGGCAGATAGGACAATTGATTGTTGAAGATGAACAAAAAGGAAAAGAACGTGCAGTCTATGGGAATTTCACCCTGAAAAATCTGTCTAAAAAACTAACATTGGAGTTTGGAAAAGGCTTTGATGAGAGTAATCTAAGGAATATGCGTTCTTTCTATAACGTATTTCCAATATGTGACGCACTGCGTCACGAATTGACATGGACCCACTACCGAATGTTATTAAAAATAGACAGCTCACAAAAAATCAATTACTATATAGAAGAATCTATTCAAAACAACTGGAGCTCAAGAGATTTAAAAAGACAAATTAATTCTCTCGCCTACGAAAGAGTCCTGGAACATAAAAAATCTCCCGCAGATAATATTCACAGCGTCTTAAAAGACCCTTACATTTTTGAATTTTTGGGACTGCAGTCCAATGAAAAAATTTCAGAAAAAGATATTGAAACTGCTATTATTGACCATATCCAAAAGTTTTTGTTAGAATTCGGGAAAGGATTTGCTTTCGTAGCAAGACAGCAGCATATTTCTACAGACACTTCTGATTTTTACATTGATCTTGTTTTCTACAATTACATTTTAAAATGTTTTGTCATTATTGACTTAAAAACCGGAGAATTATCTCACCAAGATATCGGGCAGATTGATATGTACGTGAGAATGTATGACGATTTGAAACGCAATGAAGGCGACAACCCTACAATAGGAATTTTACTATGTTCGGAAAAAGACGAAACTATTGTCAAATATTCAGTTCTCAATGATAAAAACAATCTTTTTGCCAGCAAATATTTATTGTATCTTCCCAAAGAAGAAGAATTAAAACAAATTATTGATCAGGACAGAATTCGTTTTGAACTGGATCAAGAAAATAATAACTTAAACTAA
- a CDS encoding peptide MFS transporter encodes MDNIEALSPKPDEFVENKGSRHPKGLWVLFGTEMWERFNFYGMRALLTLFMVNSLLMKEADASIIYGGFLALCYLTPLMGGFIADKYLGNRNCIILGGSLMALGQFLLFLSASTFSENLGGAKTFMWLALFIIIFGNGFFKPNISSMVGSLYPKQEKSKLDSAFTIFYMGINIGAFLGQFICPYLGDVKDASGVRDIFAFKWGFLAASIAMIIGTVIFFILKNKYVITPEGRPIGGLPKNSTSADFEEGETQTAKFSGKSMGIATILFVALFFVFRYILVGELGFSSVGMGQLIKGLIYPFIYAAGISLAFLIMSSAENKVERQRIWVIYIVSFFIIFFWAAFEQAGSSLTFIADNQTDRNIFGWNMPPSMVQIFNGLFVVALALPFSILWDKLRAKGKEPVSPMKQAMGLALIALSYFIIAYNVKDLGNTGLLAIKWLMLLYLIQTMGELCLSPIGLSLVGKLAPKRFASLLYGVFFISNAAGYALAGSLGAIIPATGDKFVKAEKLGVNLQDVLDKKVTLTPQQLALFEKEQLPVANTTFAGVEIHNLFEFFMVFVVLCGIAAVILAILSPRLKKMMNGIT; translated from the coding sequence ATGGATAATATTGAAGCATTAAGTCCGAAGCCGGATGAATTTGTAGAGAATAAGGGTTCCAGACATCCAAAGGGATTATGGGTTCTTTTCGGAACAGAAATGTGGGAGCGTTTTAACTTTTATGGGATGAGAGCATTGCTTACCCTATTTATGGTGAACTCTCTTTTGATGAAGGAAGCTGATGCATCAATTATTTATGGAGGTTTTCTTGCCTTATGCTATTTAACACCCCTTATGGGAGGTTTTATCGCAGATAAATATTTAGGAAACAGAAACTGTATTATTTTAGGAGGCAGCCTTATGGCGCTTGGACAATTCTTACTTTTCCTAAGTGCTTCTACGTTCTCTGAAAATTTAGGCGGAGCTAAAACATTCATGTGGCTCGCCCTATTCATTATTATTTTTGGAAACGGTTTCTTTAAACCTAATATTTCCTCGATGGTAGGAAGTCTTTATCCAAAACAGGAAAAATCTAAATTAGACTCTGCTTTTACCATTTTTTATATGGGTATCAACATCGGAGCATTTTTAGGCCAGTTCATTTGTCCTTATCTAGGTGACGTAAAAGACGCTTCAGGTGTTAGAGATATTTTCGCTTTCAAATGGGGATTCTTAGCGGCATCTATCGCAATGATTATAGGAACAGTAATATTCTTTATTCTTAAAAACAAATACGTTATTACTCCAGAAGGAAGACCAATTGGAGGGTTGCCAAAAAACAGTACAAGCGCAGACTTTGAAGAAGGAGAAACACAGACTGCTAAATTCTCGGGAAAATCTATGGGGATTGCAACTATCCTATTTGTAGCGTTGTTCTTCGTGTTTAGATATATTTTAGTAGGTGAATTAGGATTCAGTTCTGTAGGAATGGGACAGCTTATCAAAGGGCTTATCTATCCTTTCATCTATGCTGCAGGTATTTCACTGGCATTCTTAATTATGAGTTCTGCCGAGAATAAAGTAGAAAGACAAAGAATCTGGGTAATTTATATCGTTTCATTCTTTATCATTTTCTTCTGGGCTGCATTTGAGCAGGCTGGTTCGTCATTAACTTTCATCGCAGATAACCAGACTGACAGAAATATTTTCGGATGGAATATGCCTCCTTCTATGGTGCAGATTTTCAACGGATTATTCGTTGTAGCCCTAGCTTTACCTTTCAGTATTCTTTGGGATAAATTAAGAGCTAAAGGAAAAGAGCCTGTATCTCCAATGAAACAAGCAATGGGCCTTGCTTTAATTGCATTAAGTTATTTTATTATCGCCTACAACGTAAAAGATTTAGGAAATACAGGATTATTAGCTATCAAATGGTTAATGTTACTGTATCTGATTCAAACGATGGGTGAACTTTGTTTATCTCCAATTGGTTTGTCATTAGTGGGGAAATTGGCTCCAAAAAGATTCGCTTCCTTATTATATGGTGTTTTCTTCATCTCTAACGCCGCTGGTTATGCTTTGGCAGGTTCTCTAGGAGCTATTATTCCAGCAACAGGAGATAAATTTGTAAAAGCTGAAAAATTAGGAGTAAATCTTCAGGATGTTTTAGACAAAAAAGTGACTTTAACGCCTCAACAATTAGCTTTATTTGAAAAAGAACAACTCCCTGTTGCGAACACAACTTTTGCGGGTGTAGAAATTCATAATTTATTTGAATTCTTCATGGTATTCGTAGTGCTTTGTGGTATTGCTGCAGTAATTCTTGCTATACTATCACCTCGATTAAAGAAAATGATGAACGGTATTACCTAA